Genomic DNA from Thermus caldifontis:
GTAGCCGAAAAACTCGTCGATGGGCCCAGTGAAGATGAGGCGGTCAAAGCGCACCTCCCCCTCCACCTCCTTCCAGTCCGCCCCCAGGAGCACTTTGATGTGGGGATGGGCCAGCATCCTTTGGAAAAGGGCGGTGTACCCCTCCTTGGGCATGGCCTGATAGGTGTCCTGGAAGTAACGCTGGTCGTAGCTCACCAGCACGGGGACCCGTCCGGTGACCGTGGGGGAAAGATCCTCGGGCCTCAGGCCCCACTGCTTCAGGGTGTAGCCCTCAAAGACGTTTTTGTACACGTAATCGGCCAGAAAGCGGAGATCGGGGTCCTCCACCTCCTTGAGCTTGAGGATGGGGACCCGGGCCCCGTAGCCGAAGTGGGCGATGAGCTTTTCCTCTAACCTCTCGGCAAGCCTTTGGGAGAAAAGGGCCCGCAAAGAGGCCAGGCTGAAGGGGAGGGGGATCTCCTGGCCCTCCGCCACCGCCCGTACCCGGTGGTAGTAGGGGCGCCACTCCGTGAATCGGGAGAGATAGTCCCACACCTTTTGGCTGTTGGTGTGGAAGATATGGGGACCGTATTTGTGCACCAGGACCCCGTTTGCATCGTACTCGTCGTAAGCGTTGCCCCCCACGTGCTGGCGGCGGTCCACCACCAACACCCTCTTGCCCAGTTCCTTGGCTATGCGCTCCGCCAGGGTGGCCCCGGTGAAACCGGCACCCACGATGAGGTAGTCTATTTTCATATCTCCTCCAAAGTCTTAGAAAGCTGCTTGGCGCTAGCCTCCAGGGTGTGGTGGGCGAGGACATAGGTTCGCGCCTCTTCCCCCAGCTGTTTGGGTAGGTTCTGCAGGGCATAGGCTAGGGCGGAAGGACGAGGGGGTATGAGCAGACCTGCTTTCCCATGGCGTATTACCTCCTTCTGTGCGGGGATCGGTGTGGTTACCACGGGGAGCCCTGAGGCCATGGCCTCGAGGGTAGCCAGGCTTTGGTTCTCTCCTAAAGTGGGCAGGAGCATGGCATCCACAGCCCGGTAAAGTTCAGGCATGTCGTTGCGGCGCCCGAGACAGTGCACATTTCTTAGGTTGAGGAGGCGGGTAGTGCGCTGCCAAAGCCCCATGAGTTCCCCTGTTCCCACCAGGAGAAAGTCTACCTCCTCTTGGCCCCGGAGGAGCGGCTAGGGCGCTGTGCCCCATTCGCCGGAGCTCCCTAAGGAGAAGGTAAACGCTGGTGGTCACCCCGTTGGGGTTGGGGAAGTACACGTCGGTGAAGAGGCCTACGCGGTAGAGACGCATGCCCATCTAGCTTACCTCAGGGTTCTCCAGTTGGTTACGTA
This window encodes:
- the glf gene encoding UDP-galactopyranose mutase; this translates as MKIDYLIVGAGFTGATLAERIAKELGKRVLVVDRRQHVGGNAYDEYDANGVLVHKYGPHIFHTNSQKVWDYLSRFTEWRPYYHRVRAVAEGQEIPLPFSLASLRALFSQRLAERLEEKLIAHFGYGARVPILKLKEVEDPDLRFLADYVYKNVFEGYTLKQWGLRPEDLSPTVTGRVPVLVSYDQRYFQDTYQAMPKEGYTALFQRMLAHPHIKVLLGADWKEVEGEVRFDRLIFTGPIDEFFGYLHGPLPYRSLRFRLEHHAKPWFQEVATVNYPGDQPFTRITEFKHLTGQTYLPHTTVAYEFPEAYETGRNEPYYPVPREENEERLRLYQKEAAKLKTVLFAGRLGDYRYYNMDQAVARALKVFEEVARG
- a CDS encoding glycosyltransferase family 4 protein translates to MGTGELMGLWQRTTRLLNLRNVHCLGRRNDMPELYRAVDAMLLPTLGENQSLATLEAMASGLPVVTTPIPAQKEVIRHGKAGLLIPPRPSALAYALQNLPKQLGEEARTYVLAHHTLEASAKQLSKTLEEI